One Cystobacter fuscus DSM 2262 DNA segment encodes these proteins:
- the dhbC gene encoding isochorismate synthase DhbC, with the protein MSERPMAQTLATQLLDSYEAGSSFFFASPKRTLLTRGTFATVPPLEGPDALQRLPEHVTKVLNEARDSGHDIPVVVGAVPFDGSLSSHLVVPMTFQRGGPLSFDTASPARPSSTARYTVRPVPEPAAYLHGVAQALELMRSSPLRKVVLSRSLHLDTPTPIDLTQLLRNLAQRNTAGYTFAVDLPTQPGSSAGRRTLIGASPELLVSRSGLQVLANPLAGSAARSADPVEDQRRASALMASPKDLHEHAVVIDAVAEALRPYCKTLDVPAGPSLIHTPTMWHLSSRISGELKDPSISSLTLAAAMHPTPAVCGFPTRLAHEAIGSIEPFDRGFYTGTVGWCDATGDGQWAVTIRCAEADERTLRLFAGAGIVVGSTPESELAETEAKFRTMLQAMGLGQGAEVQP; encoded by the coding sequence ATGTCCGAACGTCCCATGGCCCAGACACTGGCGACCCAACTGCTCGACAGCTACGAAGCGGGTTCCTCGTTCTTCTTCGCCTCGCCCAAGCGCACCCTGCTCACGCGCGGCACCTTCGCCACCGTGCCGCCCCTGGAGGGCCCGGACGCGCTCCAGCGCCTGCCCGAGCACGTGACCAAGGTACTCAACGAGGCGCGCGACTCCGGGCATGACATCCCCGTGGTGGTGGGCGCGGTGCCCTTCGACGGCTCGCTGTCCTCCCACCTGGTGGTGCCCATGACGTTCCAGCGCGGCGGGCCCCTCTCGTTCGACACGGCCTCGCCCGCGCGCCCCTCCTCCACCGCGCGCTACACGGTGCGCCCCGTGCCCGAGCCCGCCGCCTACCTGCACGGCGTCGCCCAGGCCCTGGAGCTGATGCGCAGCAGCCCCCTGCGCAAGGTCGTCCTCTCGCGCTCGCTGCACCTGGACACCCCCACGCCCATCGATCTGACCCAGCTCTTGCGCAACCTCGCCCAGCGCAACACCGCGGGCTACACCTTCGCGGTGGACCTGCCCACCCAGCCCGGCTCTTCCGCTGGCCGCCGCACGCTCATCGGCGCCAGCCCCGAGCTGCTCGTGTCCCGCTCCGGACTCCAGGTGCTCGCCAACCCGCTCGCGGGCTCGGCCGCGCGCAGCGCCGATCCCGTCGAGGACCAGCGGCGCGCCTCCGCCCTGATGGCCTCCCCGAAGGATCTCCACGAGCACGCGGTGGTGATCGACGCGGTGGCCGAGGCCCTGCGCCCGTACTGCAAGACGCTGGACGTGCCCGCGGGCCCCTCGCTCATCCACACGCCCACCATGTGGCACCTGTCCAGCCGCATCAGCGGCGAGCTGAAGGATCCCTCCATCTCCTCGCTCACCCTGGCCGCGGCCATGCACCCCACGCCCGCGGTGTGCGGCTTCCCGACCCGGCTGGCGCACGAGGCCATCGGCTCCATCGAGCCGTTCGATCGCGGCTTCTACACGGGCACGGTGGGCTGGTGCGACGCGACGGGTGACGGGCAGTGGGCGGTGACCATCCGCTGCGCCGAGGCCGACGAGCGCACGCTGCGGCTCTTCGCGGGCGCGGGCATCGTGGTGGGCTCCACGCCCGAGTCCGAGCTGGCCGAGACCGAGGCGAAGTTCCGCACCATGCTCCAGGCCATGGGGCTCGGGCAGGGCGCCGAGGTGCAGCCGTGA
- a CDS encoding 2,3-dihydro-2,3-dihydroxybenzoate dehydrogenase: MGTKAQVALVTGAAQGIGAAVARALAGEAAIAALDTKQAGLEALVTGLRERDRRAEAYVADVSDAAAVEAVVERVERELGPITTLVNVAGVLRMGSVLTLSDADWATTFAVNTHGVFHVSRAVARRMVPRKSGAIVTVGSNASSVPRMQMAAYAASKAASTMFTKCLGLELAQHGIRCNVVSPGSTDTEMQRLLWADENGASAVIAGAPETFRVGIPLRRIATPEDIAEAVAFLVSDRARHITLHDLCVDGGATLGA; encoded by the coding sequence ATGGGGACGAAAGCCCAGGTGGCGCTGGTGACGGGAGCGGCGCAAGGCATTGGGGCGGCGGTGGCCCGCGCGCTGGCGGGAGAGGCCGCGATCGCGGCGCTCGACACGAAGCAAGCGGGGTTGGAGGCGCTGGTGACGGGGCTGCGCGAGCGTGACCGCCGGGCCGAGGCCTACGTGGCGGACGTGAGTGACGCGGCCGCCGTGGAGGCGGTGGTGGAGCGGGTCGAGCGCGAGCTGGGCCCCATCACCACCCTGGTCAACGTGGCGGGCGTGCTGCGCATGGGCTCCGTGCTGACGCTGTCGGACGCGGACTGGGCGACCACGTTCGCGGTCAACACCCACGGCGTGTTCCACGTCTCGCGCGCGGTGGCCCGGCGCATGGTGCCGCGCAAGTCGGGCGCCATCGTCACCGTGGGCTCCAACGCCTCGAGCGTGCCGCGCATGCAGATGGCCGCCTATGCCGCCTCCAAGGCCGCCTCGACGATGTTCACCAAGTGCCTCGGCCTGGAGCTGGCCCAGCACGGCATCCGCTGCAACGTGGTGTCCCCCGGCTCCACGGACACGGAGATGCAGCGCTTGCTGTGGGCGGACGAGAACGGCGCGAGCGCGGTCATCGCCGGCGCTCCCGAGACGTTCCGCGTGGGCATTCCCCTGCGCCGCATCGCCACGCCGGAGGACATCGCCGAGGCGGTGGCCTTCCTCGTGTCCGATCGCGCCCGCCACATCACGCTGCACGACCTGTGTGTCGATGGCGGCGCCACCCTGGGCGCCTAG
- a CDS encoding ferritin-like domain-containing protein, whose translation MSDNTQPFLTDITEIRRRAREHLEKGALTQDYEGDVQLTVKVLNEALATELVCVLRYSSHAVAAQGINSESVKAEFLEHAREENDHAMLLAERISQLGGEANFNPEGLLTRSASQFIQGKNLVEMIREDLIAERIAIQTYQEMIRYFANHDPTTRRLLEEILAKEEEHANDMHDLLVAHQGHPMLNS comes from the coding sequence ATGTCCGACAATACCCAACCATTCCTGACCGACATCACGGAGATCCGCCGCCGGGCACGAGAGCACCTGGAGAAAGGTGCCCTCACCCAGGACTACGAGGGGGATGTGCAGCTCACCGTCAAGGTGCTCAACGAGGCGCTGGCCACCGAACTCGTGTGTGTGCTGCGCTACAGTTCGCACGCCGTCGCCGCGCAAGGCATCAACAGCGAGTCGGTGAAGGCGGAGTTCCTCGAGCACGCGCGGGAGGAGAACGACCACGCCATGCTGCTCGCCGAGCGCATCAGTCAACTGGGCGGCGAAGCCAACTTCAATCCCGAGGGTCTGCTGACACGCAGCGCGAGCCAGTTCATCCAGGGCAAGAACCTGGTGGAGATGATCCGCGAGGATCTAATCGCCGAGCGCATCGCCATCCAGACCTACCAGGAGATGATCCGCTACTTCGCCAACCATGACCCGACCACCCGGCGCTTGTTGGAGGAGATCCTCGCCAAGGAGGAGGAGCACGCCAACGACATGCATGACCTGCTCGTCGCGCACCAGGGCCACCCGATGCTCAACAGCTGA
- a CDS encoding TlpA family protein disulfide reductase gives MRRPAGTRLLMDVLLLALLFTGVSLWQTRHLPTGAPAPDLVLRPLSGGEPVRLSSLRGKPVVLSFWAPWCGVCKAESSTLSALQGMVGDSAQVFSVAVAYEDEADVRRFAREQAVDYPVLLGGSEAMRAFALEQFPTTFFISADGHIERASVGYTTRLGLLWRLWL, from the coding sequence ATGCGCCGCCCCGCGGGGACGCGCCTGCTGATGGACGTGTTGCTGCTGGCGCTGCTCTTCACCGGGGTGAGCCTCTGGCAGACGCGCCACCTGCCCACGGGGGCGCCCGCGCCGGACCTGGTGCTGCGCCCTCTCTCCGGCGGCGAGCCGGTGCGCCTGTCCTCGCTGAGGGGCAAGCCCGTGGTGCTCTCCTTCTGGGCCCCCTGGTGCGGGGTGTGCAAGGCCGAGTCCTCCACCCTCTCCGCGCTCCAGGGCATGGTGGGAGACTCCGCCCAGGTGTTCTCCGTGGCGGTGGCCTACGAGGACGAGGCGGACGTGCGCCGCTTCGCCCGGGAGCAGGCCGTGGACTACCCCGTGCTGCTCGGCGGCTCCGAGGCGATGCGCGCCTTCGCCCTCGAGCAGTTCCCCACCACCTTCTTCATCTCCGCGGACGGCCACATCGAGCGCGCCTCCGTCGGCTACACCACCCGCCTGGGCCTGCTCTGGCGCCTGTGGCTGTGA
- a CDS encoding heparin lyase I family protein — protein sequence MNRTLLLADLLLVIAVSACGTPNTSDTEGLPDSHVADASTTLVVQNCTPLTAQSVLASGNDGNGPQNTMDDQLGTRWSNLGKGSWIDYDLGSLKSMQGVAIAWHEGNLRANTFTISVSPDGMSYTPVYSGTSTGTTTAAETYTFSALTSRRLRITFQGNSLNEWASIAEARVCAGPVTASGVVWKADFETKDRSQWDSEQMVSADRLAVVTSPVRQGSYALKATVKQGDDPINSSGNRNELIQMTNEPSGSEYYYRWSTMFATDFPSAKTWQLFTQWHHSGSSGSPPVEFYVYGEEVRLNIGGSPGVIVWKTPLVRGKWHDFIFHVKWSASASVGFVELYYDGQLVLPKRYIATQFSGQVNYLKVGLYRSDTVAPTGVVYHDNWMMARGLQDVL from the coding sequence GTGAACAGAACACTGCTGCTGGCAGATCTATTGCTTGTCATCGCCGTCTCCGCGTGCGGCACACCCAATACCTCTGACACCGAAGGCCTACCTGACAGCCATGTCGCGGATGCCTCCACGACCCTGGTCGTGCAGAACTGCACCCCCCTCACGGCCCAGTCGGTGCTGGCCAGCGGCAACGATGGCAATGGGCCGCAGAACACGATGGATGACCAACTCGGCACGCGCTGGAGCAACCTCGGCAAGGGCTCGTGGATCGACTACGATCTGGGCTCGCTCAAGAGCATGCAGGGCGTGGCCATCGCGTGGCACGAGGGCAACCTGCGCGCCAATACCTTCACGATCTCCGTCTCCCCGGACGGGATGAGCTACACGCCGGTCTACTCGGGCACGAGCACCGGCACGACGACGGCGGCGGAGACGTACACCTTCAGCGCGCTGACCTCGCGCCGCCTGCGCATCACCTTCCAGGGCAACTCGCTCAACGAGTGGGCGAGCATCGCCGAGGCGCGCGTGTGCGCCGGCCCGGTCACCGCCTCGGGCGTGGTGTGGAAGGCGGACTTCGAGACGAAGGATCGCTCGCAGTGGGACAGCGAGCAGATGGTGAGCGCGGACCGGCTGGCGGTGGTGACCTCGCCCGTGCGCCAGGGCAGCTACGCCCTCAAGGCCACCGTGAAGCAGGGCGATGATCCCATCAACTCCAGCGGCAACCGCAACGAGCTGATCCAGATGACGAACGAGCCCTCGGGCTCGGAGTACTACTACCGGTGGAGCACGATGTTCGCCACGGACTTCCCGAGCGCCAAGACGTGGCAGCTCTTCACCCAGTGGCACCACAGCGGCAGCAGCGGCTCGCCCCCCGTGGAGTTCTACGTGTACGGCGAGGAGGTGCGGCTGAACATCGGCGGCAGCCCGGGCGTCATCGTCTGGAAGACGCCGCTGGTGCGCGGCAAGTGGCACGACTTCATCTTCCACGTGAAGTGGTCCGCCAGCGCCAGCGTGGGCTTCGTCGAGCTGTACTACGACGGCCAGCTCGTGCTGCCCAAGCGCTACATCGCCACCCAGTTCTCCGGGCAGGTCAACTACCTGAAGGTGGGGCTGTACCGCAGCGACACCGTCGCGCCCACCGGCGTCGTCTACCATGACAACTGGATGATGGCCCGCGGCCTCCAGGACGTGCTCTAG
- a CDS encoding Hpt domain-containing protein, protein MIRRKLLLLEDGGQPCSPVAAYLSERGYQVETALGVAEARAALSLERVDAVIVDRLPPGMSDTALIQELRRADPHLPVLFASSFPKDLRAHAPTPQELVDWVEKAVVPRPPPPPARSLLDNAEDADMAAMLAALKAEYLERLGDKVRELSDAVLRARTGQAPDLEEVSSLAHRLYGTAGSYGFHAVSTAAGRMEFLLESARTRGTAPDWNAVQESLRELSRLSGGEG, encoded by the coding sequence ATGATTCGCCGCAAGCTCCTCTTGCTGGAGGACGGCGGGCAGCCCTGCTCGCCCGTCGCCGCGTACCTGAGCGAGCGCGGCTACCAGGTGGAGACGGCCCTCGGCGTGGCGGAGGCCCGCGCCGCGCTCTCGCTCGAGCGGGTGGACGCCGTCATCGTGGACCGGCTGCCCCCGGGAATGAGCGACACGGCGCTCATCCAGGAGCTGCGCCGCGCGGATCCCCACCTGCCCGTCCTCTTCGCCTCCTCCTTCCCGAAGGACCTGCGCGCCCACGCCCCCACGCCCCAGGAGCTCGTCGACTGGGTGGAGAAGGCCGTGGTGCCCCGCCCTCCCCCACCGCCCGCACGCTCCCTGCTGGACAACGCCGAGGACGCGGACATGGCGGCCATGCTGGCGGCCCTGAAAGCCGAGTACCTGGAGCGCCTGGGCGACAAGGTGCGTGAGCTGTCGGACGCGGTGCTGCGGGCCCGGACCGGTCAGGCCCCGGACCTGGAGGAAGTGTCCTCGCTCGCCCACAGGCTGTACGGCACCGCCGGCTCCTACGGCTTCCACGCGGTGAGCACCGCCGCGGGGCGCATGGAGTTCCTCCTGGAGTCCGCCCGGACGCGAGGGACGGCCCCCGACTGGAACGCCGTGCAGGAGTCGCTGCGGGAGCTCTCCCGGCTCTCCGGGGGCGAGGGCTGA